From Candidatus Xianfuyuplasma coldseepsis:
GATGATTATGGATTTGTTTGAACTCCATAAAGACACGATGAAAATGACCCAGGAAGGTGCAAAAGCTTTATACTTTGGCACACTAACTGATACCGGACGTTTTAAATACGATGGGGTTGATGGCGATACCTTTCGTAGTGTTGCAACCTTATTTGATATGGGATTGGACAAGAAAGTCATCCATCAGTACTTGGATCAACGTAGTGAAGAATTAACCAGATTCAAAGGATATCTTCTCCAACATTATCAAAAAACACCACATGGTGTCGTTTATTTTAAAATCAAACCAAAATACTTAAAGAAATTCAAGGTGACCTTAGAAGAAGCATCCAGTCTTGTCAATGAACTAGGAGTATTTGAAGGCTATCCTATTTGGCTTTTATTTGCTGAATATGAAGAAGGAATTGTACGATGCCGGATGCGCTCGAAAGGACCACGGATTGATTTGTTAGCTAATAAATACGAAGGTGGAGGTCATCAAATGGCTTCTGGAGCTTCACTTGGCACTTGGAAACGAACAGATTTGCTTATCAAAGATGCCGATCAGCTTGCGAAAGACTATAAACAAGGACTAGTAGAGTAGTCCTTTTTTAATGGAAATATGTAATGTTAAGAAATTGTTAAGAAAGGTTTAGATTTTATTTGTTTATTTCACAATTGTTAACATTGTGTTATAGTTCTATTGGAATCAATTTCAAATAAGAACCTGTGGAGGTATACAATGTTACTACTAATTAATATTAAGGAAATGACACTGGGAAGTCCGGAATACATTACCGCATTAATTTTTATGATCTTTGGGGGGCTTGGTGTCTTTTTGT
This genomic window contains:
- a CDS encoding DHH family phosphoesterase gives rise to the protein MDKAKLESIYKTIEEYNKIIIFAHKRPDGDAIGSSFGLKNIIETTWPNKEVHVTGESSDFTQIIGIPEVLEDDVFEGALAIALDTANKDRLADQRYTLCDKIIKMDHHVFVEAYGDIDYVDTGRPACTLMIMDLFELHKDTMKMTQEGAKALYFGTLTDTGRFKYDGVDGDTFRSVATLFDMGLDKKVIHQYLDQRSEELTRFKGYLLQHYQKTPHGVVYFKIKPKYLKKFKVTLEEASSLVNELGVFEGYPIWLLFAEYEEGIVRCRMRSKGPRIDLLANKYEGGGHQMASGASLGTWKRTDLLIKDADQLAKDYKQGLVE